A DNA window from Salvia splendens isolate huo1 unplaced genomic scaffold, SspV2 ctg1120, whole genome shotgun sequence contains the following coding sequences:
- the LOC121788694 gene encoding probable zinc transporter 10: MSSKFILIPFTISLLILATLPSPAESVVADCGGDAAADGCTDKKKALPLKIIAIVSILVTSMIGVCLPLITRSVPALSPERSLFVIVKAFAAGIILATGFMHVLPDSFDMLSSDCLKENPWHKFPFTGFVAMLSAIVTLMIDSMATSFYSKKHKGGVVQPEGGAAAVEEGGGGLVHGHGHGHSHSHGKMVAEGSQLLRYRVIAMVLELGIIVHSIVIGLSLGASNNTCSIRGLIAALCFHQMFEGMGLGGCILQAEYNFVKKAAMAFFFSVTTPFGIALGIALSSMYKEDSPRSLITVGLLNASSAGLLIYMALVDLLASDFMGPKLQGSIKLQLKSYAAVLLGAGGMSLMAKWA; encoded by the exons atgagCTCCAAATTCATTCTAATTCCATTCACCATTTCCCTCCTAATTCTCGCAACCCTCCCCTCCCCGGCCGAGTCCGTGGTGGCGGACTGCGGCGGCGACGCGGCCGCCGACGGCTGCACCGACAAGAAGAAGGCGCTCCCCCTCAAAATCATCGCGATCGTGTCGATCCTGGTGACGAGCATGATCGGCGTGTGCCTACCGCTCATCACGCGGTCGGTGCCGGCGCTGAGCCCCGAGCGGAGCCTCTTCGTGATCGTGAAGGCGTTCGCGGCCGGGATCATCCTCGCCACGGGGTTCATGCACGTGCTGCCGGACTCCTTCGACATGCTCTCGTCGGATTGCCTCAAGGAGAACCCGTGGCACAAGTTTCCGTTCACCGGATTCGTCGCGATGCTCTCCGCCATCGTCACGCTCATGATTGATTCCATGGCCACTAGTTTTTACTCCAAGAAGCATAAGGGCGGCGTCGTGCAGCCGGAGGGCGGCGctgcggcggtggaggagggaGGCGGAGGTCTTGTCCACGGCCACGGCCACGGCCACAGCCACAGCCACGGGAAGATGGTGGCGGAGGGATCGCAGCTTCTGCGTTACCGAGTTATTGCTATG GTGTTGGAGTTGGGCATCATTGTTCACTCGATAGTAATCGGGCTATCGTTGGGGGCATCGAACAACACTTGCTCGATCAGAGGACTGATCGCGGCACTTTGCTTCCATCAAATGTTCGAAGGAATGGGACTCGGGGGTTGCATTCTCCAGGCCGAGTATAATTTTGTGAAGAAGGCCGCGATGGCCTTCTTCTTCTCAGTGACGACTCCTTTTGGGATCGCACTGGGAATAGCCCTATCCAGCATGTACAAAGAGGACAGTCCTAGATCCTTGATCACGGTCGGGTTGCTCAATGCCTCCTCTGCAGGACTCTTGATCTACATGGCATTGGTCGATCTCTTAGCCTCCGATTTTATGGGGCCGAAGCTGCAGGGAAGCATCAAGCTTCAACTCAAGTCGTACGCGGCCGTGCTCTTGGGCGCTGGAGGAATGTCTCTTATGGCTAAATGGGCTTAG